The Pedobacter roseus genome contains a region encoding:
- a CDS encoding sugar MFS transporter, translating into MQQTTKSGHTQGPKPLIIICALFFIFGFVTWANGTLIPFFKLSFGLSNLQAFFVTFASYMAYFFLALPSSWILKKVGFKNGIVLGLVILGLGSLIFIPAASTRTFGLFLTGIFVQGAALALLQTASNPYLTIIGPIESAAKRISIAGICNKFAGMIVPLIMGSLFLKNASEVEKQIKAATGAVHEQLLNDVLGRVNMPYIVLAIVFCLFAVFIKFTDLPEVEVEEDIVDESKGAVVKHSSIFQFPHLFLGALCIFVYVGAEVMAGDIIGIYGRELGISVEISGKLTSITLFSMLIGYIIGIITIPKYISQQKALRICAILGIIFTVLSFAISSWFAVIFVALLGLANSLMWPAIFPLGISHLGKFTKIGSAIMVMGIAGGAIMPLLYAFLNEKLHVNFQLAYLLTVLPCYLYILFFAIKGHKAGLKLK; encoded by the coding sequence ATGCAACAAACAACCAAATCGGGCCACACGCAGGGGCCAAAGCCATTAATTATCATCTGTGCTTTATTTTTTATTTTCGGCTTTGTAACCTGGGCAAACGGCACACTCATCCCATTCTTTAAATTATCTTTCGGCCTATCTAACTTACAGGCATTCTTTGTAACCTTTGCCTCTTATATGGCTTACTTCTTTTTAGCTTTGCCATCATCGTGGATCCTGAAAAAGGTGGGCTTTAAAAATGGAATTGTTTTAGGTCTGGTGATTTTAGGATTAGGTTCATTAATATTTATCCCTGCAGCATCAACACGTACTTTCGGTTTATTCCTGACTGGTATTTTTGTTCAGGGGGCAGCCCTGGCTTTGCTTCAAACGGCTTCTAACCCTTATTTAACCATTATTGGCCCAATCGAAAGTGCGGCAAAAAGGATCAGTATTGCGGGGATCTGTAATAAATTCGCCGGAATGATTGTTCCCTTGATTATGGGCAGTTTATTTTTGAAAAACGCTTCAGAGGTAGAAAAACAGATCAAAGCAGCTACAGGTGCGGTACACGAGCAATTGTTGAATGATGTTTTAGGTCGTGTAAATATGCCATACATTGTTTTGGCCATCGTTTTCTGTCTGTTTGCTGTTTTTATCAAATTTACTGATCTGCCAGAGGTAGAGGTTGAAGAAGATATCGTTGACGAAAGTAAAGGTGCAGTAGTGAAACACAGCAGTATTTTTCAGTTTCCTCACTTATTTTTAGGTGCACTTTGTATTTTTGTATATGTTGGTGCAGAAGTAATGGCAGGCGATATTATCGGCATTTATGGCCGCGAATTGGGCATCAGCGTAGAAATTAGTGGTAAATTAACCTCGATTACCCTTTTTAGTATGTTAATCGGTTATATCATCGGGATTATCACCATTCCAAAATACATCTCTCAGCAAAAAGCACTTCGCATCTGCGCCATTTTAGGTATTATATTTACGGTTTTATCTTTCGCCATTTCGAGCTGGTTCGCTGTAATTTTTGTAGCCTTGCTTGGTTTGGCAAACTCATTAATGTGGCCAGCTATATTCCCGCTTGGCATCAGTCATTTAGGAAAATTTACCAAAATTGGTTCAGCCATTATGGTAATGGGTATTGCAGGTGGTGCCATAATGCCATTGTTGTATGCCTTTTTAAATGAAAAATTACATGTCAATTTTCAGTTAGCCTATCTGTTAACCGTATTGCCTTGTTACCTTTATATTTTGTTCTTTGCTATAAAAGGCCATAAAGCCGGACTAAAGTTAAAATAA
- the gltB gene encoding glutamate synthase large subunit yields the protein MEPNSGLYDAQFEHDACGIGFVAHVKGRKSHQIISDALTILENLDHRGASGAEPNTGDGAGIMIQIPHEFFYDECLKAGFSLPETNNYGVGMLFMPKDIRSREECRELIYRAAEKLGLEILGFRKVDVNTTDIGSMALSVEPEIEQVFIARPYAVAPGADFERKLYIFKNYLIKLIVNTVHGGKDFYIVSLSAQTIIYKGQLTSLQVRTYFTDLTDKRLVSALGLVHSRFATNTFPSWRLAQPFRFIAHNGEINTLQGNLNWFRAGVKSFASAYFTPEELDMLLPVIDETNSDSGCLDNVIELLLHAGRTLPHVLMMLVPEAWDGNEDMDPVKKAFYEFHATLMEPWDGPAAIAFTDGKLIGATLDRNGLRPSRYAITSDDRVIMGSEAGALAIDQSTVIEKGRLTPGKMFVVDMEQGRIISDNEIKQQVCGKSPYADWINQYQIRLEELPEPRVMFTGLSDESIFKYQQVFGYSREDIDLLLKPMAIEAKEPIGSMGTDTPLAILSKRPQHLSSYFKQLFAQVTNPPIDPIREKVVMSLASFMGSMGNLLDETPKQAHCVAIKHPILTNQELEKLRSIDTGVFQAKTLQTYFRADGKPGAMAKALDRLCRYAVDAVEDGFQVIVLTDRAIDSEHAAMPSLLAVSAVHHHLIRKGYRGAVGIVIEAGDIWEVHHFATLLGFGVTAINPYLALETINGFQQESGLSAEQLTKNYIYAVNSGLLKIFSKMGISTLQSYQGAQIFEILGLNKKVVNTYFTGAVSRIGGLGLDEIAKETLIKHHRSFGPLTQTENLLPAGGTYKFRRKGEAHLFNPQTIHLLQNATRKNDYGIFKQYSKLVNEQTQQAYTIRGLFEFNYSRPSVPLNEVESTEAILKRFATGAMSFGSISHEAHSTLAIAMNRIGGKSNTGEGGEDEMRYTKLPNGDSMRSAIKQVASARFGVTSYYLTNADELQIKMAQGAKPGEGGQLPGHKVDDWIAKVRHSTPGVGLISPPPHHDIYSIEDLAQLIFDLKNANREARINVKLVSKAGVGTIAAGVAKAHADVILVSGFDGGTGASPLTSIQHAGLPWELGLAEAHQTLVKNKLRNRIVLQTDGQLKTGRDIAIAALLGAEEWGVATAALVTSGCIMMRKCHLNTCPVGVATQDPELRKLFTGDADHVVNLFHFLAEELREIMAELGFRTIHEMIGQADILKARELPAEDWKLKHLDLSAILYKAEDNGLPLFNTEGQDHGLDHILDHKLIAAAQPAIENNEPVFASFEVKNTDRALGTMLSNEISKVHLGAGLPPDTINFKFVGSAGQSFGAFNTRGVTLSLEGEANDYVGKGLSGARLAIYPFSNSTFIPEQNIIIGNVALYGATSGELFARGKAGERFAVRNSGATAVVEGVGDHGCEYMTGGEVLILGDTGSNFAAGMSGGVAWVYDANGTFARKCNKEMVDLDPLQAEDEERILALLKTHIRLTDSRVAEFILSDWKTQSAHFVKVFPKEYKAVLSKRNQQVKTH from the coding sequence ATGGAACCAAACAGTGGATTGTACGATGCGCAATTTGAACACGATGCCTGCGGTATTGGGTTCGTTGCACATGTGAAAGGGCGAAAATCGCATCAAATCATCTCTGATGCACTTACTATTTTAGAAAACCTGGATCATAGAGGGGCAAGTGGAGCAGAACCGAATACTGGCGATGGTGCTGGTATTATGATTCAGATTCCTCACGAATTTTTCTATGATGAATGTTTAAAAGCTGGCTTTAGCCTGCCTGAAACCAATAATTATGGTGTGGGTATGTTATTTATGCCTAAGGATATCAGATCCAGAGAAGAGTGCAGAGAATTGATTTACCGTGCCGCCGAAAAATTAGGCCTGGAAATTTTAGGCTTTAGAAAGGTTGATGTTAATACCACAGACATTGGCAGCATGGCCCTTTCAGTTGAACCTGAAATTGAGCAGGTATTTATCGCCCGCCCTTATGCAGTAGCACCTGGGGCAGATTTCGAGCGTAAACTCTACATTTTTAAAAATTATCTGATTAAACTAATCGTTAACACCGTTCATGGTGGTAAAGATTTTTATATCGTTTCGCTTTCGGCGCAAACCATTATATATAAAGGACAGCTTACTTCATTACAGGTACGTACTTATTTTACCGACCTGACCGATAAACGCCTGGTTTCGGCTTTGGGTTTAGTCCACTCTCGTTTTGCAACCAATACCTTCCCTTCCTGGAGATTGGCACAACCATTCCGTTTTATTGCGCACAATGGTGAGATCAATACTTTACAGGGAAATTTAAACTGGTTCAGGGCTGGTGTTAAATCATTTGCTTCGGCTTATTTTACACCAGAAGAACTGGATATGTTATTGCCGGTAATCGACGAAACCAACTCCGACTCAGGCTGTTTGGATAACGTGATTGAATTATTGCTTCATGCGGGCAGAACTTTACCTCATGTATTAATGATGTTGGTTCCGGAAGCATGGGATGGTAATGAAGATATGGATCCTGTTAAAAAGGCATTCTACGAGTTCCACGCTACTTTAATGGAACCATGGGATGGACCTGCAGCCATTGCATTTACCGATGGTAAATTGATCGGTGCCACTTTAGATCGTAACGGTCTTCGCCCTTCGCGTTATGCCATTACTTCAGATGACCGCGTTATTATGGGCTCAGAGGCTGGTGCATTGGCTATTGATCAGAGTACAGTAATCGAAAAAGGCCGCTTAACACCTGGCAAAATGTTTGTGGTAGACATGGAGCAGGGCAGAATCATCAGCGATAACGAAATTAAACAACAGGTTTGCGGCAAAAGCCCTTACGCCGATTGGATTAATCAATACCAGATCCGTTTGGAAGAATTACCTGAACCACGTGTAATGTTCACAGGTTTATCTGACGAATCTATTTTTAAATATCAGCAGGTTTTTGGTTACAGCAGGGAAGATATAGATCTTTTGCTTAAACCAATGGCCATCGAAGCCAAAGAGCCAATCGGTTCAATGGGTACCGATACCCCTCTGGCTATATTATCAAAACGTCCTCAACACTTATCTTCTTATTTTAAACAGTTATTTGCACAGGTAACCAACCCACCAATTGATCCGATCCGCGAGAAAGTGGTCATGAGTTTGGCCAGTTTTATGGGCAGCATGGGTAACCTGCTGGATGAAACACCGAAACAGGCACACTGTGTAGCCATTAAACACCCGATTTTAACCAATCAGGAATTAGAAAAGCTGAGAAGTATTGATACCGGGGTTTTCCAGGCGAAAACTTTGCAGACTTATTTCAGGGCCGACGGTAAACCTGGCGCTATGGCGAAAGCTTTAGACCGTTTGTGCCGTTATGCGGTTGATGCCGTTGAAGATGGTTTCCAGGTAATTGTATTAACCGACAGGGCAATCGATTCGGAACATGCGGCAATGCCTTCTTTATTGGCGGTTTCGGCAGTACACCATCATTTGATCCGCAAAGGATACCGTGGTGCTGTGGGTATTGTAATCGAAGCTGGCGATATCTGGGAAGTACATCACTTCGCTACTTTATTGGGCTTTGGTGTTACGGCGATCAATCCTTATTTAGCTTTAGAGACCATTAACGGTTTCCAACAAGAATCTGGCTTATCGGCAGAACAGCTGACCAAAAATTATATCTATGCAGTAAATAGTGGTTTACTAAAAATCTTCTCTAAAATGGGAATTTCGACCCTGCAATCGTATCAGGGTGCGCAGATTTTCGAAATTTTAGGCTTGAACAAAAAAGTAGTCAATACTTATTTCACAGGTGCGGTTTCCCGTATCGGTGGTTTAGGTTTGGATGAAATTGCAAAAGAAACCTTAATTAAACATCACCGCAGTTTTGGTCCGTTAACGCAGACAGAAAACTTATTACCTGCAGGTGGAACTTATAAATTCCGTCGTAAAGGTGAAGCGCATTTGTTTAATCCGCAAACCATTCACTTATTACAGAACGCTACGCGTAAAAATGATTACGGCATCTTTAAACAATACTCTAAACTGGTTAATGAGCAAACGCAACAGGCTTACACCATCCGTGGATTGTTCGAATTTAACTATAGCCGTCCTTCAGTTCCTTTAAACGAGGTAGAATCAACCGAGGCAATCTTAAAAAGATTTGCAACAGGAGCAATGTCCTTCGGTTCGATTTCTCACGAAGCGCACTCTACATTAGCCATTGCCATGAACCGTATCGGTGGAAAGAGCAATACCGGAGAGGGTGGTGAAGATGAAATGCGTTATACTAAATTGCCAAATGGCGACAGTATGCGTTCGGCCATTAAACAGGTAGCTTCTGCACGTTTCGGTGTAACCAGTTACTATTTAACCAATGCCGATGAGTTACAGATTAAAATGGCTCAAGGTGCTAAACCTGGAGAAGGCGGTCAGTTACCTGGACATAAGGTTGATGACTGGATTGCAAAAGTACGTCACTCTACACCAGGCGTTGGTTTAATTTCGCCTCCTCCTCACCATGATATTTATTCGATTGAAGATTTAGCCCAGCTGATTTTCGACTTAAAAAATGCCAACCGTGAAGCAAGAATCAATGTGAAGCTGGTTTCGAAAGCAGGCGTAGGTACCATTGCAGCGGGTGTGGCTAAAGCACATGCCGATGTTATTCTGGTATCTGGTTTTGATGGTGGTACAGGAGCTTCTCCGCTAACATCTATCCAGCACGCTGGTCTACCTTGGGAGCTTGGATTGGCAGAAGCACACCAAACTTTGGTAAAAAACAAATTGCGTAACCGTATTGTGTTACAAACCGATGGTCAGCTTAAAACAGGTAGAGATATCGCTATCGCTGCTTTATTAGGTGCAGAAGAATGGGGTGTTGCTACAGCAGCACTGGTAACATCGGGATGTATTATGATGCGTAAATGCCATTTAAATACCTGCCCGGTTGGTGTAGCTACACAAGATCCGGAATTAAGAAAATTATTTACCGGTGATGCGGACCACGTAGTAAACTTATTTCATTTCCTTGCTGAAGAATTACGTGAGATTATGGCTGAATTAGGTTTCAGAACCATTCATGAAATGATCGGTCAGGCAGATATTTTAAAAGCACGTGAGTTACCTGCTGAAGACTGGAAATTAAAACACCTTGATTTATCGGCAATTTTATATAAAGCTGAAGATAATGGCTTGCCTTTATTCAATACCGAAGGTCAGGATCATGGTTTAGATCATATTTTAGACCACAAATTAATCGCAGCAGCACAACCTGCAATTGAAAATAATGAGCCTGTTTTTGCAAGCTTCGAAGTTAAAAACACCGACCGTGCATTGGGTACTATGTTATCAAACGAGATTTCAAAAGTGCATTTAGGTGCTGGTTTACCTCCTGATACCATTAACTTTAAGTTTGTTGGTTCGGCCGGGCAGAGTTTCGGAGCCTTCAATACCCGTGGCGTAACCTTATCGTTAGAAGGTGAGGCCAATGATTACGTTGGTAAAGGACTTTCGGGAGCAAGATTAGCCATTTATCCATTCTCCAATTCAACTTTTATACCAGAACAGAATATCATTATCGGTAACGTAGCCCTTTATGGCGCAACTTCTGGTGAGTTATTTGCCCGCGGTAAGGCAGGTGAACGTTTCGCGGTACGTAATTCTGGTGCAACGGCGGTTGTAGAAGGAGTGGGCGACCATGGTTGCGAATACATGACAGGTGGTGAAGTGTTAATCCTTGGCGATACCGGAAGCAATTTCGCTGCTGGTATGAGTGGTGGTGTGGCCTGGGTTTATGATGCCAACGGAACTTTTGCACGTAAGTGTAATAAAGAAATGGTCGATTTAGATCCATTACAGGCTGAAGATGAAGAACGCATTTTAGCTTTACTTAAAACGCATATCCGCTTAACTGATAGTAGGGTTGCTGAATTTATCTTAAGTGATTGGAAAACACAATCCGCTCATTTTGTAAAAGTATTCCCTAAAGAATACAAAGCAGTTTTAAGCAAACGTAATCAACAAGTAAAAACACACTAG
- the fsa gene encoding fructose-6-phosphate aldolase, with product MKFFIDTANLDQIKEAQDLGILDGVTTNPSLMAKEGITGEQNVINHYKAICDIVDDNVSAEVIATTFDEIVKEGEALAALNPKIVVKVPMIKDGVKAIKYFSSKGIKTNCTLIFSAGQALLAAKAGATYVSPFLGRLDDISSDGLVLIEDIRTIFDNYGYETQILAASIRGPLHIVNCAKLGADVITAPLAAIVGLLKHPLTDSGLATFLADHAKAAGK from the coding sequence ATGAAATTTTTTATTGACACAGCGAATCTTGATCAAATCAAAGAAGCGCAAGATCTTGGCATTTTAGATGGCGTAACCACTAATCCTAGCTTAATGGCTAAAGAAGGTATTACCGGCGAACAAAATGTAATCAACCATTATAAAGCAATTTGCGATATCGTTGATGATAACGTAAGTGCTGAAGTAATTGCAACTACTTTCGATGAGATTGTTAAAGAAGGTGAAGCTTTAGCGGCTTTAAACCCTAAAATTGTAGTTAAAGTTCCGATGATTAAAGATGGTGTTAAAGCCATTAAATATTTCTCATCAAAAGGAATTAAAACCAACTGTACTTTAATTTTCTCTGCCGGACAGGCTTTATTGGCTGCAAAAGCAGGAGCTACTTATGTTTCTCCGTTTTTAGGCCGTTTAGATGATATTTCGAGCGATGGTTTGGTATTAATCGAAGATATCAGAACTATTTTTGATAACTACGGTTACGAAACTCAAATCTTAGCTGCTTCCATCCGCGGACCATTGCACATTGTAAACTGTGCTAAATTAGGTGCTGATGTAATTACTGCGCCATTGGCTGCAATTGTTGGCTTATTGAAACACCCTTTAACCGATAGCGGTTTAGCTACTTTCTTAGCTGACCATGCTAAAGCAGCGGGCAAGTAA
- a CDS encoding D-glycero-alpha-D-manno-heptose-1,7-bisphosphate 7-phosphatase, translated as MNKAIFLDRDGVLNHEIYDYICRVEDFKILEYQIPVLKKFFDEGYLLIVITNQGGIALKRYTEQELAIMHQLLRNAFVAKGADIAGFYYCPHHPTVGGECKCRKPASGMILDAIDMYDIDPAQSVMIGDKPRDVEAANGAGVKGILIEPDEQINYEKVKEVLSRESLV; from the coding sequence ATGAACAAAGCTATTTTTCTTGACCGCGACGGTGTACTTAACCACGAAATTTACGATTACATCTGCCGGGTAGAAGATTTTAAAATATTAGAATACCAGATCCCTGTACTCAAAAAATTCTTCGACGAAGGTTATTTATTAATCGTAATTACCAACCAGGGCGGCATTGCCTTGAAACGTTATACCGAACAGGAACTGGCCATTATGCACCAGTTGTTAAGAAATGCTTTTGTGGCCAAAGGAGCCGATATCGCCGGGTTTTATTACTGTCCGCACCACCCAACCGTTGGCGGCGAATGCAAATGTAGAAAACCAGCCTCCGGAATGATTTTAGATGCCATTGATATGTACGATATTGACCCGGCACAATCAGTGATGATCGGTGATAAACCACGTGATGTTGAAGCGGCAAACGGAGCAGGAGTGAAGGGGATTTTGATTGAACCCGATGAGCAGATTAATTATGAGAAGGTTAAAGAAGTCCTTAGTCGGGAGTCTTTAGTCTAA
- a CDS encoding formylglycine-generating enzyme family protein, translating to MYKFLSFLFFLPLLFIFSCKSNRAKEEEKAKHRQDSLASCEKNMPSRFGAVKDSSSFASNKVSHEGMVLIPAGEFAMGASDKEGRDDEYPQHKVKLSSFWIDVTEVTNGDFKKFVDATGYKTTAERKPDWEEMKKQLPAGTPKPPDSVFVAASLVFYQPKSITSLNDASQWWRWVKGADWKHPHGPKSDIKGKENYPVVHVSWDDAMAYCKWSGKRLPTEAEWEYAARGALKDQKYPWGNEDIEKGKAKANTWQGSFPVKNTDWDGHNGLAAVKQFKANGYGLYDMAGNVWEWCSDWYRPDYYATLQGVSNNPTGPTDSYDPMEPTVPKRVVRGGSFMCNASYCKGYRVTSRMKTSTDTGLEHTGFRCVSSN from the coding sequence ATGTATAAATTTCTTTCTTTCCTGTTTTTTTTGCCGCTCCTGTTTATATTTTCTTGTAAATCTAATCGTGCCAAAGAAGAAGAAAAGGCTAAACACAGGCAGGATTCACTGGCTTCATGCGAAAAGAATATGCCCAGCCGTTTTGGTGCCGTAAAAGATTCTTCCAGTTTTGCTTCCAATAAAGTGAGTCACGAGGGCATGGTTTTAATTCCCGCAGGCGAATTTGCAATGGGCGCCTCTGATAAAGAGGGCAGGGATGATGAATATCCTCAGCACAAGGTTAAATTATCCTCATTTTGGATCGATGTAACCGAAGTAACCAATGGCGATTTTAAAAAATTTGTAGATGCAACGGGTTACAAAACCACGGCCGAGCGCAAGCCCGATTGGGAAGAAATGAAGAAACAACTTCCGGCAGGTACACCGAAACCACCCGATAGCGTTTTTGTGGCGGCATCTTTGGTTTTTTATCAACCCAAAAGCATCACTTCTTTAAACGATGCCTCACAATGGTGGCGCTGGGTTAAAGGTGCCGACTGGAAACATCCGCATGGCCCTAAAAGCGATATCAAAGGAAAAGAGAACTATCCGGTGGTACATGTTTCGTGGGATGATGCCATGGCTTATTGCAAATGGTCGGGCAAACGTTTACCTACTGAAGCAGAATGGGAATATGCTGCAAGAGGTGCTTTAAAAGACCAGAAATACCCATGGGGAAATGAGGATATCGAAAAAGGCAAAGCTAAAGCCAATACCTGGCAGGGCAGTTTCCCCGTCAAAAATACCGATTGGGATGGGCACAACGGATTAGCCGCTGTAAAACAGTTCAAAGCGAATGGATATGGATTGTACGACATGGCGGGCAACGTATGGGAGTGGTGCAGCGATTGGTACCGCCCTGATTATTATGCCACACTGCAGGGTGTAAGCAACAATCCTACGGGCCCCACAGACAGTTACGACCCCATGGAACCAACAGTACCCAAAAGAGTGGTTAGGGGAGGTTCGTTTATGTGCAATGCTTCTTATTGCAAAGGATACCGCGTAACCTCAAGAATGAAAACCTCTACCGATACGGGCCTGGAACACACGGGTTTCAGGTGTGTAAGTTCCAATTAA
- a CDS encoding Hsp70 family protein, with product MENTINYGIDLGTTNSAIAKFVKGEIFIFSNPQDMGSRTLPSIVGYKKDKILVGKQARVFAEREPQNVKSVFKRKMGTSESFPVKSLNQSKTPIELSAQVLKELKTFVNTGDSLDAVVITIPASFDTIQSNATKEAGILAGFKQVVLLQEPIAASLAYANMKKEKEMQEGQWLVYDLGGGTFDVALIQIKDGEMKVLDHEGDNFLGGADFDNLIVEKIIIPKLYENYKFSDLEEKMKSASGKLNAVYLKLLRLSEDAKIILSAKTSAEIEVSGFEDEDGNDVDIEIVITRSEFNELIRPNIDGINEMIKQILTRNSLTQIDLQFILMVGGSTYIPYVRTRVEEVLQISVNCEIDPTTAVAIGAAYYAATKRKEIEKSGKAKHSSISVKTSYNKASKEKDELFSARITGNTDGLLYRITRQDGGFDSGIKNLSERISEDLPLVNGAFNFFSLVIYDIENNIIETDIEPIGINSGFGISGQPIPEDICLEVDDYDNPGKTRLKAIFFKNSILPLRSQGTSFPLNKGLIKGNNDDFIYINVLEGSHLALPEANKGIGFMEIRGTQITRDIAKGSDIEITISISESRDITISAYLNMADQEFKQTFNPKERHTTIEFLKEQVEDLSDKLELEIQEATDREDYETASALSKLKKQMESVSEETESLTGDDVTDKRYQLEDKKRKIAQEIDSATKNKRIQQVKAHYFEIKDECKKILDENGNDHERKIFNDIVAQESVFFATNSPLKIQEKSDEIHSIVGKIRWRTPEFLSNIFQWCKNSQTRMNDQAQAKSLIDAGNFAIESNNWERLSEINSGLLNLLPKGAEKEATTKIGFGI from the coding sequence ATGGAAAATACAATTAATTACGGAATAGATTTAGGTACAACTAACAGTGCCATAGCAAAATTTGTGAAAGGAGAAATTTTTATCTTTTCAAATCCACAAGATATGGGGTCAAGAACCTTGCCTTCAATAGTTGGATATAAAAAAGATAAAATACTTGTAGGCAAACAAGCTCGAGTTTTTGCCGAAAGAGAGCCACAAAATGTAAAAAGTGTTTTTAAACGGAAAATGGGAACATCTGAAAGTTTTCCTGTAAAATCTTTAAATCAATCAAAAACACCTATAGAGTTATCTGCACAAGTACTAAAAGAATTAAAAACATTTGTAAATACAGGAGACAGCCTAGACGCTGTTGTAATTACTATTCCAGCCTCATTTGATACGATACAATCAAACGCAACAAAGGAAGCAGGTATCTTAGCAGGATTCAAACAAGTTGTTTTATTACAAGAACCAATTGCAGCAAGCTTGGCTTATGCCAATATGAAGAAAGAAAAGGAAATGCAAGAAGGACAATGGTTAGTTTATGATCTCGGTGGTGGAACTTTTGATGTTGCATTGATCCAAATCAAAGACGGAGAGATGAAAGTTTTAGACCATGAAGGTGATAATTTCTTAGGTGGGGCTGACTTTGATAATTTAATAGTTGAAAAAATTATAATTCCTAAACTTTATGAAAATTATAAGTTTTCAGATTTGGAAGAGAAGATGAAAAGTGCTTCAGGTAAATTAAATGCTGTCTATTTAAAGCTTTTAAGATTATCAGAAGATGCAAAAATTATTCTTTCAGCAAAAACTTCTGCAGAAATCGAAGTCTCTGGTTTTGAGGATGAAGATGGGAATGATGTTGATATAGAAATAGTAATTACTCGTTCTGAATTTAATGAACTCATTAGACCAAATATTGATGGGATTAATGAAATGATTAAACAAATTCTGACTAGAAATTCATTAACACAGATTGATTTACAATTTATATTAATGGTTGGTGGATCTACGTACATACCTTATGTAAGAACACGAGTAGAAGAAGTTTTACAAATATCAGTAAACTGCGAAATAGACCCGACAACAGCAGTTGCAATTGGTGCGGCTTATTACGCAGCGACAAAACGCAAAGAAATAGAGAAATCTGGAAAAGCCAAACATTCTAGTATTTCGGTAAAAACATCATACAATAAAGCATCAAAAGAAAAGGATGAATTATTTTCTGCAAGAATTACTGGAAACACAGACGGACTTTTGTATAGAATAACAAGACAGGATGGTGGTTTTGATAGCGGAATTAAAAATCTTTCAGAAAGGATAAGTGAAGATTTGCCTTTAGTCAATGGAGCATTCAATTTCTTTTCACTTGTAATTTATGACATTGAAAATAATATTATTGAAACAGATATTGAACCAATAGGAATTAATAGTGGCTTTGGAATAAGCGGACAACCAATTCCAGAAGATATTTGTTTAGAAGTAGATGATTACGACAACCCAGGGAAAACAAGATTAAAGGCGATTTTCTTTAAAAATTCAATTCTACCACTACGTTCACAAGGAACGAGTTTTCCACTAAATAAGGGTTTAATAAAAGGAAACAATGATGATTTTATTTACATTAATGTTCTAGAGGGTTCTCATTTAGCACTACCTGAAGCCAATAAAGGTATAGGTTTTATGGAAATTAGAGGGACTCAAATCACAAGAGATATTGCAAAGGGTTCGGACATAGAAATCACAATTTCAATTTCGGAATCAAGAGACATTACAATTTCGGCTTATCTAAATATGGCAGATCAAGAATTTAAACAAACCTTTAATCCGAAAGAAAGGCATACGACAATAGAATTCTTAAAAGAACAAGTTGAAGATTTATCGGATAAATTAGAGTTAGAAATACAAGAAGCAACTGATAGAGAAGATTATGAAACAGCGAGCGCTTTAAGTAAACTGAAAAAACAAATGGAATCCGTAAGTGAAGAAACTGAAAGTTTAACAGGTGATGATGTTACGGACAAACGTTATCAATTGGAAGATAAGAAAAGAAAAATTGCTCAAGAAATTGATAGTGCGACAAAAAATAAAAGAATTCAACAAGTAAAAGCACACTACTTCGAAATAAAAGATGAATGCAAAAAAATATTGGATGAGAACGGTAACGATCATGAGAGAAAAATATTTAACGACATAGTAGCGCAAGAAAGTGTGTTTTTTGCCACAAATAGCCCTTTGAAAATTCAAGAAAAGTCGGATGAAATACATTCTATTGTTGGGAAAATTAGATGGAGGACTCCAGAATTTTTATCAAATATTTTTCAATGGTGTAAAAATAGTCAGACTAGAATGAATGACCAAGCACAAGCAAAAAGTTTAATTGATGCAGGAAATTTTGCAATCGAAAGTAATAATTGGGAGCGTCTATCAGAGATAAATAGTGGTTTGCTTAATTTATTGCCAAAAGGAGCTGAGAAAGAAGCAACCACAAAAATTGGATTTGGAATTTAA